The Dasypus novemcinctus isolate mDasNov1 chromosome 12, mDasNov1.1.hap2, whole genome shotgun sequence genome includes a window with the following:
- the IL23A gene encoding interleukin-23 subunit alpha → MLGSTAVMLLLLLPWTARGRSVPGGSSPAWAQCQQLSQKLCTLAWSAHPPVGPVVDLPREEGDDKIANDAPHIQCGDGCDPQGLRHNSQFCLQRIHQGLIFYEKLLGSDIFTGEPSLLPEGPVGQLHASLLGLSQLLQPKDHHWETLQTANLRPSQPWQRLLLRLKILRSLQAFVAVVARVFAHGAATLSP, encoded by the exons ATGCTGGGGAGCACAGCTGTgatgctgctgctactgctgcccTGGACGGCTCGGGGCCGGTCTGTGCCCGGGGGCAGCAGCCCTGCCTGGGCACAGTGCCAGCAACTCTCACAGAAGCTCTGCACCCTGGCCTGGAGTGCACATCCACCAGTGGGACCCGTGGTG GATCTACCAAGAGAAGAGGGAGATGACAAGATTGCAAATGATGCCCCTCATATCCAGTGTGGGGATGGCTGTGATCCCCAAGGACTCAGGCACAACAGCCAG TTCTGCTTGCAAAGAATCCACCAGGGCCTGATTTTTTATGAGAAGCTGCTGGGCTCAGACATTTTCACAGGGGAGCCTTCTTTACTCCCTGAAGGtcctgtgggccagcttcacgCCTCCCTCCTGGGCCTCAGCCAACTCTTACAG CCTAAGGACCACCACTGGGAGACACTGCAGACTGCAAACCTGAGACCCAGCCAACCGTGGCAGCGCCTCCTTCTCCGCCTCAAGATCCTTCGCAGTCTCCAAGCCTTTGTAGCTGTAGTTGCCCGGGTCTTTGCCCATGGAGCAGCAACTCTGAGCCCTTAA